A section of the Dehalobacter sp. DCM genome encodes:
- a CDS encoding sigma 54-interacting transcriptional regulator codes for MCFRPTTPTKIKVCPNCGAANPRTRLNCIKCDAQLKAEENFEYVELPSNDEEVKEIIDNDEYEETVNHGLKTGFDLNSIIGESDQMIQAKKLAKRFAPSSANILLIGESGTGKELFAQAIHNQGRPEGNFVVLNCAAIPRNLIESELFGYDAGAFTGAKKGGSQGKIELAERGTLFLDEIGDMPLETQAVLLRVLENKQVLRVGGQQYRPVDFRLIAATNKDLQIMVEEGSFRLDLFYRLSVLTVNIPPLRQRGVDIISLAKFLIKKHCPAGSKVPVIDKDAQYKLLDYHWPGNVRQLENAMIYALHIYEHDIILPKDLPLEVMCGIRNSKTRVEENVPSLTIDQPSAEVDQEYTVRNAEENAIRNAMLITGNNIAKAAEILGLSKSTLYRKVKSLGIK; via the coding sequence ATGTGCTTTCGCCCGACGACGCCTACTAAAATTAAAGTCTGCCCGAACTGTGGCGCAGCAAATCCACGAACACGATTAAACTGTATTAAATGCGATGCGCAATTGAAAGCAGAAGAAAATTTTGAGTATGTTGAACTGCCGTCCAATGACGAGGAAGTTAAAGAAATAATCGATAATGATGAATATGAAGAGACTGTGAATCACGGGCTCAAAACCGGTTTTGACTTGAATAGTATCATTGGGGAGAGCGACCAGATGATTCAAGCCAAAAAGCTGGCGAAGCGTTTTGCGCCATCTTCGGCAAATATCCTTCTGATCGGTGAGAGTGGTACAGGCAAAGAACTATTTGCTCAGGCAATTCATAATCAGGGCCGCCCTGAAGGGAATTTTGTGGTTCTGAATTGTGCTGCGATACCACGGAATCTCATCGAAAGTGAGTTATTTGGCTATGACGCAGGCGCGTTTACAGGGGCCAAGAAAGGCGGGAGCCAGGGCAAGATTGAATTAGCCGAACGTGGTACCCTCTTTCTGGATGAAATCGGCGATATGCCGCTGGAAACACAAGCTGTACTCTTAAGAGTGTTGGAAAATAAACAGGTCTTACGTGTTGGCGGACAACAGTATCGGCCCGTCGATTTCAGATTAATCGCAGCAACCAATAAAGATCTTCAAATTATGGTTGAAGAAGGGTCATTTCGTCTGGATTTATTTTATCGTCTTTCCGTACTTACGGTAAATATTCCGCCTTTGCGTCAGAGGGGGGTAGACATAATCTCTCTGGCTAAGTTTTTAATAAAGAAACACTGCCCTGCCGGCAGTAAAGTTCCTGTGATTGATAAAGATGCCCAATATAAATTACTGGATTATCATTGGCCGGGTAATGTACGGCAATTAGAGAATGCGATGATTTATGCCTTGCACATTTACGAGCATGATATCATCCTGCCGAAGGATTTGCCGTTGGAAGTGATGTGTGGAATTAGAAATAGTAAAACCCGTGTGGAAGAGAATGTGCCTTCTTTAACAATCGATCAACCATCAGCTGAGGTCGATCAGGAATATACCGTAAGAAACGCTGAAGAAAATGCGATACGGAACGCGATGCTCATCACCGGCAACAATATCGCTAAGGCAGCGGAAATACTTGGCCTCAGCAAATCTACCCTGTATCGCAAAGTGAAGTCGCTCGGCATTAAATAG
- a CDS encoding CPBP family intramembrane glutamic endopeptidase, which yields MIMYIRKRPNTAYFLITFGWTWMLVFALIISGLVQDVNKPTLAFILVGLLCNISPSIAAFIVTRITRGKEGTEALIANFKKKTARRRILIVLAIVPSATILTTVISHSVIHEYQFALTIPLILMGLIWPLFSSFGEEFGWRGYILPQLLARFTPLQSGIILGVIWEIWHLPMHYIGYKSYGQFMIPAFILILITMTLHAVIMTMIYIKTGGALKLMILYHWTITGSSILLGGFLQTDVMTKYSIQESIITALILFVIAMMMNVKKLENNRGW from the coding sequence TGATAACCTTTGGATGGACATGGATGCTGGTATTTGCTCTCATCATTTCCGGTCTTGTCCAGGATGTGAATAAACCGACACTGGCTTTTATCCTTGTCGGGCTATTGTGCAATATATCACCGAGCATCGCTGCGTTCATTGTTACCCGAATTACGCGAGGCAAAGAAGGCACCGAAGCGCTTATAGCCAACTTTAAGAAGAAAACCGCCAGGCGACGGATTCTTATTGTCTTGGCGATCGTACCGTCGGCTACTATCTTGACAACGGTGATTTCCCATAGCGTGATTCACGAATACCAATTTGCTTTGACGATACCTTTAATTCTAATGGGTCTAATCTGGCCATTATTCTCCAGCTTTGGTGAGGAATTTGGCTGGAGAGGATATATTCTACCTCAACTCCTGGCAAGGTTCACGCCGCTGCAATCCGGGATCATACTGGGTGTGATTTGGGAGATCTGGCATCTGCCCATGCATTATATCGGGTATAAGAGTTATGGTCAGTTTATGATTCCGGCATTTATACTCATTCTGATCACCATGACGCTGCACGCCGTCATTATGACGATGATTTATATCAAAACCGGGGGTGCCCTGAAATTAATGATCCTGTATCATTGGACGATCACCGGTAGTTCGATCCTTCTGGGCGGATTCTTGCAGACGGACGTGATGACCAAATATTCGATCCAGGAAAGCATCATCACGGCTCTGATCCTATTCGTAATCGCTATGATGATGAACGTCAAAAAGCTGGAGAACAACAGAGGGTGGTAG
- a CDS encoding WYL domain-containing protein → MFSDFIKHYNIIRDILRDCFLYGCFSLDDLENKRNISSRKVSYEIRRIQQYVEDRYIRTDKDGRYKLLSLTYDSLQHTDNFLISTYKTKSFTRTDLVTYYLILMYVQTQAPQPVSTKVIMDALVREGLINADMISSKTVERKLAEMSQKTGILCCVSANRSKEYAVAPDILGKLSIGQIEEVLRAVSLFKNILFPSTIGYFCEETLQDYLTYERYSLFRDGHLFNYRHIHFHPVIEEQILWEITKAIHQRVAIKIYYHTPKSGGRDSYKILKPYKIRYDTLHGRFYLVSFNNHGKCILSRLDRIARIACLQEKFCREDYDSIYKECMSWSWSSVALGDGQEPEHVKLEILIDEATEGYLIGKIQNEAPGGVMEKITEGCYHYTLQVSDSGEMIPWIRSYTGNIRVLENANLADKLTADWKETLSAYGVV, encoded by the coding sequence ATGTTCAGCGATTTCATCAAGCATTACAATATTATCCGGGATATTCTACGCGACTGTTTTCTATACGGTTGTTTTTCACTTGATGATCTTGAAAACAAACGAAACATCAGTTCCCGTAAAGTAAGCTATGAGATCCGGCGTATACAGCAGTATGTGGAAGATCGATATATCCGGACGGATAAAGACGGACGCTATAAGCTCTTGAGCCTGACCTACGATTCTTTGCAGCATACGGACAATTTTCTGATTTCCACCTACAAGACCAAGAGTTTTACCCGAACAGATCTGGTCACCTATTATCTGATTTTGATGTACGTGCAAACTCAGGCACCACAGCCTGTTTCAACCAAAGTTATCATGGATGCCTTAGTCCGGGAAGGCCTGATCAACGCGGATATGATCAGCAGCAAGACGGTGGAAAGAAAACTTGCTGAAATGAGCCAAAAGACAGGGATTCTTTGCTGCGTCTCAGCAAACCGATCCAAGGAATATGCTGTAGCACCGGACATCCTGGGGAAATTGAGTATCGGGCAAATAGAGGAGGTACTGCGGGCAGTCTCTCTCTTTAAAAATATTCTGTTTCCGTCAACTATCGGCTATTTTTGTGAAGAGACCCTTCAGGATTATCTCACCTACGAAAGATATAGCCTGTTTCGTGACGGGCATTTATTTAATTATCGTCATATTCACTTTCATCCGGTCATTGAAGAACAAATCTTATGGGAAATAACAAAGGCCATTCATCAGCGGGTGGCTATCAAGATTTATTACCATACCCCGAAGAGCGGCGGCAGAGATTCCTATAAAATTTTGAAGCCTTATAAAATTCGCTACGATACCCTTCATGGCCGGTTTTATCTTGTCTCCTTCAATAATCACGGCAAGTGTATTCTATCCAGGCTGGACAGGATCGCGCGTATCGCCTGTCTGCAGGAGAAGTTTTGCCGGGAAGATTATGATTCCATATATAAGGAATGCATGTCCTGGAGCTGGTCCAGTGTTGCTTTGGGCGATGGGCAGGAACCGGAGCATGTTAAACTGGAGATCCTTATTGATGAAGCAACGGAAGGCTATTTGATCGGCAAAATTCAAAATGAAGCCCCCGGCGGGGTCATGGAGAAGATCACGGAAGGCTGCTACCATTATACCCTGCAGGTCAGCGACAGTGGGGAAATGATTCCTTGGATCAGGAGCTATACAGGAAATATCCGCGTCCTGGAGAATGCGAATTTGGCAGATAAACTTACGGCTGACTGGAAGGAGACGCTTTCTGCTTATGGAGTTGTTTGA
- a CDS encoding YitT family protein, protein MLKRTTLNINIGLILLGNTLYALAVTAFILPAGLITGGTTGLALLFYHQLAVPIALTVSVFNVAMFILGGAVLGRSFALNTLISTFYFPFILGVLQQFPSLQTLTSDPLLSAIYAGMMIGFSLGLVIKAGASTGGMDIPPLVLNNKIGIPVSFSLYAFDFVILLSQMFFANKEQVLYGILLVLIYSVVLDKVLIFGQSRTQVKIVSTKYEEINQAIIQHLDRGSTLIEAETGYRRNESFVVLTVVSNRELPKLNQLVLAIDPDAFMVINRVNEVKGHGFTLDKSYK, encoded by the coding sequence ATGTTGAAAAGAACCACTCTCAATATTAATATTGGACTCATTTTGCTTGGCAATACCCTGTACGCCTTGGCGGTCACCGCTTTTATTCTTCCCGCCGGGTTAATTACCGGCGGGACAACCGGCTTAGCCCTCCTGTTTTATCATCAGCTGGCTGTTCCCATTGCCCTGACGGTTTCTGTCTTCAATGTGGCGATGTTTATTTTGGGCGGTGCCGTTCTCGGGCGGTCATTTGCCCTGAATACGCTGATCAGTACGTTCTACTTTCCGTTCATCCTCGGTGTCCTTCAGCAATTTCCTTCCTTGCAGACCCTGACTTCCGACCCCCTGCTTTCAGCGATCTATGCCGGAATGATGATCGGTTTCAGCCTCGGTTTGGTAATTAAAGCCGGTGCTTCCACCGGTGGCATGGATATACCGCCCCTGGTGCTGAATAATAAAATAGGCATACCTGTTTCCTTCAGTCTGTATGCCTTTGACTTCGTGATTTTGCTCTCTCAAATGTTTTTCGCCAATAAAGAGCAAGTACTTTATGGGATTCTTCTGGTATTGATTTATTCCGTTGTCCTGGATAAAGTCCTGATCTTTGGTCAATCCCGCACCCAGGTGAAGATCGTCAGCACGAAATATGAGGAAATCAACCAGGCGATCATCCAGCATCTGGACAGAGGCTCGACGTTAATCGAGGCTGAAACGGGATACCGCCGGAATGAAAGCTTTGTTGTCCTTACCGTCGTCTCTAACCGGGAATTGCCCAAGCTCAATCAACTTGTCCTGGCCATCGACCCGGATGCCTTTATGGTAATCAATCGGGTGAATGAAGTGAAGGGACACGGCTTTACCCTTGACAAGTCCTATAAATAA
- a CDS encoding WYL domain-containing protein yields MELFDEVKNRYFHLMMQIINECAVGKTKQEIIRIIDDGEFDQKVIGKNQRSFVDYVLNRCDHSENFHILTEKNGHYFPSVQDFADPPLPIRFTNIEKAWLKALLDQPDISLVLSDQTRLIIQAGLRDMDTPIRQEYMEMTNTVQLPEMTEPDSYRENFRFILEALINEKAIRYHNRDRKGNVHKDKLALPVSLEYAMRDGRFRVSMFSIDDNRPIMANLTTLSKIRVVQETIPIDRETAKKVLWEKVAPEPVVLEVTDKKGAMERSFMCFSGMDRSAKQIAENTYELRLNYYVFDEENLIRNILSLGPYVKVISPQRIIDEVIRRVKRSYEFAAE; encoded by the coding sequence ATGGAGTTGTTTGATGAAGTCAAAAACCGCTATTTTCATCTGATGATGCAAATCATTAATGAATGCGCTGTCGGGAAAACGAAACAGGAGATCATCCGAATCATTGATGATGGAGAATTCGATCAAAAGGTTATCGGCAAAAACCAACGCTCCTTTGTCGATTATGTTCTGAACCGGTGTGACCACAGCGAAAATTTTCATATATTAACAGAGAAAAATGGACATTATTTCCCTTCTGTTCAGGATTTTGCTGATCCCCCGCTGCCAATCCGTTTTACCAATATAGAAAAAGCGTGGCTAAAAGCACTTCTCGACCAGCCCGACATATCCCTGGTTCTTTCTGATCAGACACGCTTAATAATTCAGGCGGGATTAAGAGATATGGATACCCCCATTCGTCAGGAATACATGGAGATGACCAATACTGTTCAACTCCCGGAAATGACTGAGCCCGACAGTTATCGCGAAAACTTCCGTTTCATTTTGGAGGCATTAATTAATGAGAAAGCTATTCGCTATCATAATAGAGACCGTAAAGGCAATGTGCACAAAGATAAGCTGGCGTTACCGGTAAGTCTGGAGTACGCCATGCGTGACGGCAGATTTCGGGTATCCATGTTTTCAATTGATGATAACCGCCCGATTATGGCCAATCTTACGACCTTGTCGAAAATAAGGGTTGTGCAGGAAACCATACCCATCGACCGCGAGACAGCCAAAAAAGTGCTATGGGAGAAGGTTGCTCCAGAGCCGGTTGTTTTGGAAGTGACAGATAAAAAAGGAGCCATGGAAAGAAGCTTTATGTGCTTCTCGGGGATGGACAGATCGGCGAAGCAGATTGCCGAAAACACGTATGAACTGCGCCTTAACTACTACGTATTTGATGAAGAGAATCTGATCCGAAATATTCTCTCCCTGGGGCCTTACGTCAAAGTCATATCGCCGCAGCGGATTATAGATGAAGTTATACGCCGCGTAAAAAGATCCTATGAGTTTGCAGCCGAATAA
- a CDS encoding VOC family protein has product MITPYINFSGRSGEAIAFYEKALNGQDKRIMYYKDAPPNPDFPVPEAMQDYVLHAEMTICGTKVSFSDTQQGVVAGDMISLALSYPTVNEVTEAFNRLKDGGEVLMELSPQFYSRMYGWVKDKFGIGWQIICLE; this is encoded by the coding sequence ATGATCACGCCTTATATCAACTTTTCTGGACGCAGCGGTGAAGCAATTGCCTTCTATGAAAAGGCGCTGAACGGGCAGGATAAACGGATTATGTATTATAAAGATGCGCCGCCAAACCCGGATTTTCCTGTTCCCGAGGCCATGCAGGACTATGTTCTGCACGCGGAGATGACGATCTGCGGAACAAAAGTAAGCTTCAGCGACACACAGCAGGGTGTTGTTGCCGGCGACATGATTTCCCTGGCTCTCAGTTATCCCACGGTGAATGAAGTGACAGAGGCCTTCAATCGTTTAAAAGATGGCGGCGAGGTTTTGATGGAGCTTTCCCCGCAGTTTTACAGCCGGATGTACGGCTGGGTCAAGGACAAGTTCGGTATCGGCTGGCAGATTATTTGCTTGGAATAA